One Candidatus Bathyarchaeota archaeon genomic window carries:
- a CDS encoding DUF59 domain-containing protein, with protein KVYDPEYPLSVTELKIVERDDIEISDEGVTVHFKPTTPFCPMGGIIGVLIKYALEKALRTPVKVKVKGGSHVQEEAFNEMLNQEDRYREILKKLEDSGILKSCVSL; from the coding sequence GAAGGTCTACGACCCGGAGTATCCGCTCTCGGTTACGGAGTTGAAGATCGTGGAGAGGGACGACATAGAGATCTCCGATGAAGGTGTAACCGTTCATTTCAAGCCCACCACGCCCTTCTGCCCCATGGGCGGGATCATAGGCGTCCTGATAAAATATGCGCTGGAGAAGGCTCTGAGGACCCCGGTCAAGGTGAAGGTTAAAGGTGGAAGCCACGTCCAGGAAGAGGCCTTCAACGAGATGCTCAACCAAGAGGATAGATACCGGGAGATCCTTAAGAAATTGGAGGATTCAGGGATACTGAAGAGCTGCGTCTCCCTCTGA
- a CDS encoding elongation factor EF-2, with translation MDNGLLVKTTPEHPFCTLNGCGLVEYVKAEDLHPGDYVAVAKVLKSQPYGHAETKRFILKKLSSKEYYLAYLSSELAGFLRDRIHKLGLGEIMKKVSIGSSKVALRNGIAKGMYRLNELVKLAEFFDIPLEVIYDNINYMAYRSSRTKVGKLSKKVSLPKSEREFLDLAYLVGLLFGDGGDRASFHNSSEELIRIYRKSLSSAFKVGSKLVRSKASFRVDHQGGLTLIKFLEDVFDYHPKLKSHNLKFPETILTMENRFLAKFISGLFDTDGSVEKARRAVSLTTASKGFAKELTLALLRFKIRSILRENGQYTTLYISGENARMFRSTIGFARRDKSEALDRISREISLSCKESSIPLASESVKAIRLFLGLPKHAIKVSYYNKYEDGKARITRPVYKKIVDSLIEALPEAGNFRSERIRILKSIKEGGLDQLSRNIGVLKVNGILSQLKHDGLIASSRGKYKLSKYGRMLLEAWERAAQDPELDENVNRMLNWWKRVAEADVSFIKVAEKRELTGEFEVFDLTVPSTDSFVANGVIIHNTTMSDSLLAAAGLLSPSLAGTALALDYMEEEQKRQMTIKAANASLLHVRGETPYVINLIDTPGHVDFSGRVTRSLRAIDGAVVVVDAVEEVMVQTETVTRQAVEERVRPVLYINKIDRLIKELKLTSEQIQEKISRIIRDFNNLVEMYAEPEFKDVWKVGFAENTVAMGSAKDRWGFTYEIAREKGIKFADIVDAYTSGEVDELRDKAPLHEAILNMVVEAMPPPHVAQKYRIPKIWTGRLESEAGEAMINCSDEGPAVMCVTNIVVDPQAGVVATGRLFSGTIHEGDMVYLINANRQSRVQQVCIYMGPYREVVGSLGAGNIPALLGLQDARAGETIATTRDVAPFEAVRYVTEPVVTIAVEPKNSRDLPKLVDVLRKLSIEDPNLVTTINEETGEYLISGMGTLHLEIATTLIEKTGLEIVTSRPIVIYREAIRSSAGPFEGKSPNRHNKIYIVVEPLGDEVIDLMKAGKLGEYMDKHAMAEILRGHGWPADEARGVWSLDPTFNVLVDATKGAQYLHEARDMIIAGFRWAIKEGPLAYEQIRGLKAKIVDVSLHEDPVHRGPAQIMPMTRRAIFAAFLSADPCLLEPIQKITVKVPPDLLGAVTSVITQKRGRIISVEQKEHLVYVTGELPTAETFDLSEILRSATAGRAFWGLEFSRWAPVPASMMQQVIRSVRERKGLSPEHPKPEDFAEKA, from the coding sequence TTGGATAATGGCTTACTCGTCAAAACGACCCCAGAACACCCTTTCTGCACGTTAAATGGCTGCGGTCTAGTCGAATACGTTAAAGCCGAGGATTTACATCCGGGCGACTATGTTGCTGTTGCGAAGGTGCTTAAATCCCAGCCATACGGACATGCCGAGACTAAGCGCTTTATACTTAAGAAGCTCTCCTCCAAGGAGTATTACCTAGCTTATCTATCCAGTGAGTTGGCAGGTTTCCTCAGGGATAGAATCCACAAGCTCGGGTTAGGAGAGATAATGAAGAAGGTTTCCATAGGTTCCTCCAAAGTAGCTTTAAGGAATGGTATAGCCAAAGGCATGTATAGGCTGAATGAGCTTGTTAAATTAGCGGAGTTTTTTGATATTCCTCTTGAAGTAATATACGATAATATTAACTATATGGCCTATAGGAGTAGCCGCACTAAAGTAGGTAAACTATCTAAGAAGGTTTCATTACCCAAGTCTGAAAGAGAATTCCTAGATTTAGCTTATCTAGTCGGCCTACTCTTCGGAGATGGAGGCGATAGAGCATCCTTCCACAACTCCAGCGAGGAGTTGATCAGGATATATAGGAAGAGCTTATCCTCAGCCTTTAAGGTAGGATCTAAACTTGTTAGATCTAAAGCCTCCTTCAGGGTCGACCACCAGGGCGGGTTAACCCTAATAAAGTTCCTAGAGGATGTCTTCGATTATCATCCCAAACTGAAATCCCATAACCTCAAGTTTCCGGAAACAATACTAACCATGGAGAACAGATTCCTGGCTAAATTCATCTCAGGCTTATTCGACACCGATGGATCCGTAGAGAAGGCACGGAGAGCTGTCAGCCTAACCACAGCCAGCAAAGGGTTTGCTAAGGAACTCACGTTAGCTCTGCTCCGGTTTAAGATCCGATCAATCCTGCGTGAAAATGGACAGTATACTACATTATACATCTCCGGTGAGAACGCGAGAATGTTCCGCTCCACTATAGGGTTTGCAAGGCGAGATAAGTCCGAGGCGCTGGACAGGATATCTAGGGAGATAAGTCTCAGCTGTAAGGAAAGCTCCATCCCATTAGCGTCAGAGTCGGTGAAAGCCATTAGGCTATTTCTAGGATTACCGAAACACGCCATCAAAGTTTCATACTACAATAAATATGAAGATGGAAAGGCGAGGATAACCAGACCGGTCTATAAAAAGATCGTAGACTCGTTAATTGAGGCTCTACCAGAAGCGGGCAACTTCCGCTCTGAAAGGATCAGGATATTAAAGAGCATCAAAGAAGGAGGCCTAGACCAACTATCCAGAAATATTGGTGTCCTCAAGGTCAACGGGATACTGTCACAGCTTAAGCATGATGGACTTATTGCCTCCTCTAGAGGCAAATATAAGCTTTCCAAGTATGGGAGGATGCTCTTGGAAGCTTGGGAGAGGGCCGCACAGGACCCGGAACTCGACGAAAACGTGAATAGGATGCTGAATTGGTGGAAGAGGGTCGCTGAAGCCGACGTGAGCTTCATAAAGGTAGCCGAAAAGAGGGAACTAACAGGAGAATTTGAGGTTTTTGATTTAACAGTGCCCTCAACGGATTCTTTCGTGGCTAACGGTGTAATCATCCATAATACAACCATGTCCGATTCTCTATTGGCGGCTGCAGGCCTGCTCTCCCCATCCCTGGCGGGCACCGCCCTAGCCCTTGACTACATGGAGGAGGAGCAGAAGAGGCAGATGACCATAAAGGCGGCTAACGCAAGCCTCCTACACGTCAGAGGGGAAACCCCATACGTGATAAACCTGATAGATACTCCGGGGCACGTGGACTTCTCGGGGAGGGTTACGCGCTCGCTGAGGGCTATAGATGGGGCGGTTGTGGTCGTGGACGCCGTTGAGGAAGTGATGGTTCAAACGGAGACGGTTACCCGCCAAGCCGTGGAGGAGAGGGTGCGCCCAGTCCTCTATATAAATAAGATAGATCGGCTGATCAAGGAGTTGAAGCTCACCTCGGAGCAGATCCAGGAGAAGATCTCGAGGATCATAAGGGACTTTAACAACCTCGTCGAGATGTACGCCGAACCCGAGTTTAAAGATGTGTGGAAGGTGGGGTTCGCCGAGAACACCGTGGCCATGGGATCCGCCAAGGACCGATGGGGCTTCACCTACGAGATAGCGAGAGAGAAGGGCATCAAGTTCGCCGACATCGTGGACGCATATACCTCCGGGGAGGTGGATGAGCTGAGGGATAAAGCCCCTTTACATGAAGCGATCCTCAACATGGTCGTGGAGGCCATGCCCCCGCCCCACGTCGCCCAAAAGTATAGGATACCTAAGATCTGGACCGGCAGGCTGGAGAGCGAGGCGGGTGAAGCCATGATAAACTGCAGCGACGAGGGACCGGCTGTGATGTGCGTAACCAACATAGTCGTGGATCCCCAGGCGGGGGTGGTGGCCACGGGCCGCCTCTTCTCGGGGACGATCCATGAGGGCGACATGGTCTACCTTATAAACGCCAATAGGCAGTCCAGGGTGCAGCAGGTATGCATCTACATGGGGCCGTACAGGGAGGTTGTAGGCTCCCTGGGCGCGGGCAACATACCCGCCCTCCTGGGGTTACAGGATGCTAGGGCTGGGGAGACCATAGCCACGACGAGGGACGTCGCGCCCTTCGAGGCGGTTAGGTACGTGACGGAGCCCGTGGTCACGATAGCGGTGGAGCCTAAGAACAGCCGGGACCTGCCTAAGCTCGTGGATGTACTCCGGAAGCTATCCATCGAGGATCCCAACCTCGTCACAACCATAAACGAGGAGACCGGTGAATACCTTATATCGGGCATGGGCACGCTCCACCTGGAGATAGCCACCACCCTCATCGAGAAGACAGGCCTAGAGATAGTCACCTCCCGTCCAATAGTCATATACCGGGAGGCCATAAGGTCCTCAGCTGGACCGTTTGAGGGGAAATCCCCGAACAGGCATAACAAGATATACATCGTGGTTGAGCCTCTAGGAGACGAGGTAATAGACCTCATGAAGGCTGGTAAACTCGGTGAGTACATGGATAAGCACGCCATGGCGGAGATCCTGAGGGGACATGGCTGGCCGGCGGACGAGGCTAGGGGCGTATGGTCCCTGGACCCAACCTTCAACGTGCTCGTGGACGCCACTAAGGGCGCCCAATACCTCCATGAGGCGAGGGACATGATCATAGCCGGGTTCAGATGGGCGATAAAGGAGGGGCCGCTAGCCTACGAGCAGATCAGGGGATTGAAGGCTAAGATAGTGGACGTCTCCCTCCACGAAGACCCCGTCCATAGAGGCCCCGCCCAGATAATGCCCATGACCCGGAGGGCGATCTTCGCAGCGTTCCTCAGCGCTGACCCATGCCTCCTCGAGCCCATACAGAAGATAACCGTCAAGGTGCCGCCGGACCTCCTCGGAGCCGTCACCAGCGTGATAACCCAGAAGAGGGGCCGCATCATATCGGTGGAGCAGAAGGAGCACCTGGTATACGTTACGGGGGAGCTGCCTACCGCTGAAACCTTCGACCTCTCGGAGATCCTGAGGAGCGCCACGGCCGGTAGAGCCTTCTGGGGCCTGGAGTTCTCGAGGTGGGCTCCCGTACCGGCATCGATGATGCAGCAGGTGATACGGTCGGTGAGGGAGCGGAAAGGCCTGAGCCCGGAGCATCCGAAGCCGGAAGACTTCGCGGAGAAGGCTTAG
- a CDS encoding diphthine--ammonia ligase yields MRCIVLYSGGKDSNLALWYAVHQGWSVELLVSVVPEDPESRMFHYPNVRWTKLQAEALGYPITAFTIKGEEEVQGLERALREVMDRICCDAVVSGVVMSDYQRSRIDRICEGLGVCSIAPLWGKDPSTLLRVELEMGFKFLITACMAHGLDRSWLGRLITTSDLEGILEAHRRFGVNPVFEGGEAETFVVDSPLFRHPIEILDSENVWYGDRGYFTIKDAALGSRRSPDEAGYR; encoded by the coding sequence TTGAGGTGTATCGTGCTCTACAGCGGAGGTAAGGACAGCAACCTCGCCCTCTGGTACGCGGTCCATCAGGGTTGGAGCGTGGAGCTGCTCGTCTCAGTGGTTCCGGAAGATCCTGAGTCTCGTATGTTCCATTACCCTAACGTGAGGTGGACGAAGCTTCAGGCTGAGGCGCTGGGCTACCCCATCACGGCCTTCACCATAAAAGGCGAGGAGGAGGTCCAAGGGTTGGAGAGGGCTTTGAGGGAGGTTATGGATAGGATCTGTTGCGACGCTGTGGTCTCCGGGGTTGTCATGAGCGACTACCAGAGATCCAGGATAGACAGGATATGCGAGGGTTTAGGGGTCTGCTCCATAGCCCCTTTGTGGGGGAAGGATCCATCCACCCTCCTCAGGGTGGAGTTGGAGATGGGCTTCAAGTTTCTAATAACCGCCTGCATGGCTCATGGCCTAGATCGGAGTTGGCTGGGCAGGTTGATCACCACCTCGGATCTAGAAGGGATCTTAGAGGCTCATAGGAGGTTCGGGGTTAACCCCGTCTTCGAGGGAGGAGAGGCCGAGACCTTCGTGGTGGATTCCCCCCTCTTCAGACATCCCATAGAGATACTGGACTCCGAGAATGTATGGTATGGGGATAGGGGATACTTCACGATAAAGGATGCCGCACTTGGGTCACGCCGTTCCCCCGATGAGGCTGGATACCGCTGA
- a CDS encoding amidohydrolase yields the protein MITQNTSREIIRGGSILVRDGLIEKVSERPIKAGNVDLVVDGKGKLALPGLINAHTHASMTLFRGYADDMHLKEWLEEKIWPLEKKLTGDLCYLGALLGCIEMIKTGTTCFLDMYFHPDHVAKAAGEAGIRAYVSHALIDLMDRDEGMRQMGLAEEYIRKIRDIKDPRIGIAISPHAPYSCSEETLLKAKEAAEREGIPLHIHLAETRREQVDFERNHGLREVEYLDKIGFLSPRLVAAHSVWLTRREIRLLAERGVKVAHCPVSNMKLAEGGTAPIPEMMEDGVTVSLGTDGAASNNCLDMFETMKICALAHKAHRWDPTVAPAQAVLDMATIGGAAALGLSHEIGSISEGMRGDIILIDLSSPNLRPIHAPSTLVSHMVYSAKGCNVDTVIVDGRILMHRRRLKTLDEAAVYSAVDSAVSSLIGGTA from the coding sequence ATAATAACCCAGAACACCTCCAGGGAGATCATTAGGGGGGGATCCATACTCGTGAGGGATGGCCTGATCGAAAAGGTTTCGGAGAGGCCGATAAAGGCGGGGAACGTGGACCTCGTGGTGGACGGCAAGGGCAAACTGGCCCTCCCCGGCCTCATAAACGCCCACACCCACGCGTCCATGACCCTCTTCAGAGGCTACGCCGACGACATGCACCTCAAGGAATGGCTTGAAGAGAAGATATGGCCCCTGGAGAAGAAGCTCACCGGGGATCTATGCTATCTAGGCGCGCTCCTGGGATGCATCGAGATGATAAAAACCGGGACCACATGCTTCCTAGACATGTACTTCCATCCAGATCATGTAGCTAAGGCCGCAGGCGAAGCTGGGATAAGGGCGTACGTATCCCATGCCTTGATAGACCTTATGGACAGGGACGAGGGAATGAGGCAGATGGGATTAGCTGAGGAGTACATCCGGAAGATAAGGGACATAAAGGATCCTAGAATCGGCATAGCGATATCCCCACATGCCCCCTACAGCTGCTCCGAGGAGACCCTTCTGAAGGCTAAGGAAGCGGCGGAGAGGGAGGGGATCCCCCTACACATCCATTTAGCGGAGACGAGGAGGGAGCAGGTGGACTTCGAGAGAAACCATGGGTTGAGGGAGGTCGAATACCTGGATAAGATCGGCTTCCTATCCCCCCGGCTGGTGGCAGCCCACTCCGTATGGCTCACCCGCAGGGAGATAAGGCTCCTAGCTGAAAGGGGGGTGAAAGTCGCCCATTGCCCCGTCTCCAATATGAAGCTGGCCGAGGGAGGCACGGCGCCCATCCCCGAGATGATGGAGGACGGCGTCACCGTCTCCCTGGGAACAGATGGAGCGGCCAGCAACAATTGCCTGGACATGTTTGAGACCATGAAGATATGCGCCCTAGCCCATAAGGCTCATAGATGGGACCCGACCGTAGCCCCCGCCCAGGCCGTGCTGGACATGGCCACCATAGGGGGTGCAGCCGCCCTGGGCTTATCCCATGAAATAGGCAGCATATCCGAGGGGATGAGGGGCGATATAATCCTTATAGACCTTAGCTCGCCGAACCTAAGGCCCATACACGCCCCCTCAACCCTGGTATCCCACATGGTTTACTCAGCCAAGGGATGCAACGTGGACACGGTCATCGTGGATGGGAGGATCCTCATGCATAGGCGTAGATTGAAGACGCTGGATGAAGCTGCTGTCTACTCCGCCGTGGATTCAGCGGTATCCAGCCTCATCGGGGGAACGGCGTGA
- the hxlB gene encoding 6-phospho-3-hexuloisomerase, with protein sequence MGGRRTELLAFREAYEEILEGVRDALSSIDEKQVERMIDLLLDSYGRRILVMGVGRSGLVGKSFAMRLMHLGFNVYVLGETITPAIGEGDLIISISGSGSTKLVVTASEIAKDVGAKIIAITSYPDSELGRISDHVVQIKGRTKIAKETDYFLRQITGIHEPLAPLGTMFEASSMIFLDSLIAELMVRMGKTEEDMRNRHATIE encoded by the coding sequence ATGGGAGGGCGAAGGACCGAGTTGCTGGCGTTTAGGGAGGCCTACGAGGAGATATTGGAGGGTGTGAGGGACGCCCTATCAAGCATAGATGAGAAACAGGTGGAGCGCATGATAGACCTCTTGTTGGACTCCTATGGGAGGCGCATCCTAGTCATGGGGGTGGGCCGCAGCGGCCTCGTAGGTAAATCCTTCGCCATGCGCCTGATGCACCTTGGATTCAACGTCTACGTCCTAGGGGAGACGATAACCCCGGCCATAGGTGAGGGGGACCTGATAATCTCCATCTCAGGCTCAGGATCCACCAAGCTGGTGGTGACAGCCTCCGAGATAGCCAAGGATGTGGGAGCAAAGATAATCGCCATAACCTCATATCCGGACTCGGAGCTGGGCAGAATATCCGATCACGTAGTCCAGATTAAGGGTAGGACGAAGATAGCCAAGGAGACCGACTATTTCCTGAGGCAGATAACCGGGATTCACGAGCCCTTAGCCCCCCTGGGCACCATGTTCGAGGCCTCATCCATGATATTCCTAGACAGTTTAATAGCCGAGCTCATGGTGAGGATGGGCAAAACTGAGGAGGATATGCGGAACAGACACGCCACAATAGAGTAG
- a CDS encoding energy-coupling factor transporter transmembrane protein EcfT encodes MSISMFEGFKFTRLDTPMHRMDPRAKFLIAIVFFTAAIIFSNIMVLLTALAAQIPLILLGKAIRRWASSIRSASILASLIFLMNFITGSPLTFSAAMAVRFLVLVSSFSLFFMTTSPDDLGLALEGIGVPYPICFTFTMAVRLVPTMAVDAQRVMDAQKSRGLELEKGNILRRVRNYVPILIPLIVNAVRRSMEMAEALESRGFTSAEKREPMKILTLSRMDYLTIILSVASLILLVYVRLYVSIPTFDIPYKIKLF; translated from the coding sequence TTGTCCATAAGCATGTTCGAAGGCTTCAAGTTCACAAGGCTTGACACACCCATGCACAGGATGGATCCGAGGGCTAAGTTCCTGATAGCCATCGTGTTCTTCACAGCAGCCATCATCTTCTCGAATATAATGGTCCTCCTCACCGCTTTAGCCGCCCAGATCCCGTTAATCCTCCTGGGCAAGGCGATTCGTAGATGGGCCTCCTCGATTAGGAGCGCATCCATACTTGCTTCCCTGATATTCCTGATGAACTTTATAACGGGCTCCCCCTTAACTTTCTCCGCAGCCATGGCCGTGAGGTTCCTCGTATTAGTATCATCGTTCTCGCTGTTCTTCATGACGACTTCGCCGGATGATCTAGGCTTGGCGTTGGAGGGGATCGGCGTCCCATACCCGATATGCTTCACTTTCACGATGGCTGTGAGGCTTGTCCCGACGATGGCCGTGGACGCCCAGAGGGTGATGGACGCCCAGAAGTCCAGGGGGCTGGAACTGGAGAAGGGGAACATCCTAAGGAGGGTTAGGAATTACGTCCCGATACTCATCCCCCTAATAGTCAACGCCGTTAGGAGGAGCATGGAGATGGCTGAAGCCCTGGAGTCGAGGGGTTTCACCTCAGCCGAGAAGAGGGAGCCCATGAAGATCTTAACCCTAAGCCGGATGGACTACCTGACCATCATCTTAAGCGTGGCATCGCTGATACTACTCGTCTACGTGCGACTCTACGTATCGATCCCCACGTTCGACATCCCATACAAGATTAAACTTTTTTAA
- a CDS encoding ABC transporter ATP-binding protein: MIEVEGLTFKYPNDVLALDGVNLNIREGEFLAVMGENGAGKTTLIKHFNGLLKPTAGAVRVDGVDTRRVSVASLSRKVGLVFQNPDHQFFCETVREEISFGLVNFGYPRPMIERRVNQVLRMLDLEEYGESSPFALSGGEKKRVALASVLAWNPKYLILDEPTIGQDALQKERLKNFIIQLITQGRCVVIVTHDVEFVAECKPRVAVLSKGRIIADGPAHRVLSSEETVREGSLIMPQIAELMRLLKGYGLPGDIIDVYTACDKIGERLRGI, encoded by the coding sequence TTGATAGAGGTTGAAGGACTGACCTTTAAATATCCAAACGATGTATTGGCGTTGGACGGAGTGAACTTGAACATAAGGGAGGGGGAGTTCCTAGCCGTAATGGGGGAGAACGGGGCTGGGAAGACCACCCTCATAAAGCATTTCAACGGCCTCCTCAAACCCACGGCCGGAGCTGTACGAGTGGACGGCGTAGACACTAGGCGTGTAAGCGTCGCATCCCTCTCCAGGAAGGTTGGACTGGTCTTCCAGAACCCGGATCACCAGTTCTTCTGCGAAACCGTCAGGGAGGAGATAAGCTTCGGACTGGTAAACTTCGGATACCCCCGCCCTATGATAGAGAGGAGGGTGAACCAGGTCCTGAGGATGCTGGACCTGGAGGAATACGGCGAATCATCTCCCTTTGCATTGAGCGGGGGCGAGAAGAAGAGGGTGGCCCTCGCATCGGTGTTGGCGTGGAACCCCAAGTACCTCATCCTGGATGAGCCCACGATAGGGCAGGACGCCCTACAGAAGGAGAGGCTGAAGAACTTCATAATCCAGCTGATAACCCAGGGTAGATGCGTCGTGATAGTAACCCATGATGTGGAGTTCGTCGCGGAATGCAAGCCTAGGGTGGCGGTGCTCTCCAAGGGGAGGATCATAGCCGACGGGCCAGCCCACAGGGTCCTCTCCTCCGAGGAGACGGTGAGGGAGGGATCCCTGATAATGCCCCAGATCGCCGAGTTGATGAGGCTCCTCAAAGGCTACGGGCTCCCAGGGGACATCATAGACGTATACACGGCATGCGATAAGATAGGGGAGAGGCTGAGGGGCATCTGA
- a CDS encoding ATP-binding cassette domain-containing protein: MIREVALRDGNVFKLSVIQPNGMSGSAIKVEGLSFTYAGSPAPALSDVSLRVERGEFIIVTGPSGCGKSTLCRCLNGLIPHFYPGRMEGNVEIFGLNTRLYTPKHLARFVGLVFQNPENQLFSLSVERDVAFGPENLGFPREETVRRVEEALSLMGLEGVRERAPYELSGGQQQRAAIASILAMRPEIIVLDEPTSFLDPKSSLEIIEAISLLNRRLDVTVVLIEHRLDVASRFADKVYILDKGRVVDEGPPSKVYGRRETHLLGVGIPRISLLFQLLRERGAPIGDIPVTVEDGAKTLEALLVDRG; the protein is encoded by the coding sequence GTGATCCGTGAGGTTGCCCTCAGGGACGGGAACGTTTTTAAACTATCGGTTATCCAGCCAAATGGTATGAGTGGATCGGCCATCAAGGTGGAAGGCCTAAGTTTTACTTACGCGGGATCCCCTGCTCCCGCTTTAAGCGATGTATCTCTGAGGGTTGAGAGGGGGGAATTCATAATTGTAACCGGGCCTAGCGGATGTGGTAAGAGCACCCTATGTAGATGTCTGAACGGTTTGATCCCCCATTTCTACCCTGGGAGGATGGAGGGGAATGTCGAAATCTTCGGGTTGAACACCAGGCTTTATACGCCTAAGCATCTGGCAAGGTTCGTAGGGTTGGTGTTTCAGAACCCGGAGAACCAATTGTTCTCCCTGAGCGTTGAGAGGGATGTGGCCTTCGGGCCTGAGAACCTGGGCTTTCCAAGGGAGGAGACTGTGAGAAGGGTGGAGGAGGCGTTGTCCCTCATGGGGTTGGAGGGGGTTAGGGAGAGGGCGCCCTACGAGCTCTCAGGCGGGCAGCAGCAGAGGGCTGCGATAGCCTCCATACTCGCCATGAGGCCCGAGATCATCGTCCTGGATGAGCCTACCTCCTTTCTGGATCCCAAATCCTCCCTGGAAATCATAGAGGCGATAAGCCTCCTGAACAGGCGTTTAGACGTCACCGTGGTCTTGATAGAGCATAGGCTTGACGTGGCCTCAAGGTTTGCGGATAAGGTCTACATCCTGGACAAGGGGCGGGTGGTGGATGAGGGCCCGCCGTCAAAGGTTTATGGGAGGAGGGAGACCCATCTCCTAGGCGTAGGGATACCTCGGATAAGCCTCCTATTCCAGCTCCTAAGGGAGAGGGGAGCCCCTATTGGGGATATCCCCGTCACTGTGGAGGATGGGGCTAAAACCTTAGAGGCGCTCCTAGTTGATAGAGGTTGA
- a CDS encoding Gfo/Idh/MocA family oxidoreductase has product MDKPYNVCIVGYGFMGSTHASAWRLTGKAEVKAFIGRNLDRAREVASKYSARTYSTLSEALEKEEVDIVDICTPTYTHRDFTVEAAEAGKHILCEKPIALTLEDADEMIRASEKADVKFMVAHCLRFFAEYAKVKELVENGAIGDPVISRALRAGPLPTWGTWFSDQSKSGGVAVDLAIHDIDFLRWCYRDEVERVYASVGRLVRSDLGMDDHALILLRFRGGGIAHVEASWAVPQQYPFTMMMEIAGTKGIISMDNHSTVPVKVVKDDSTQAYAPDTLPWIPGIPFPIDPYYREILHFLECIEADKKPLTDGLEAKKALAVALAARESSRKGEPVTPELQG; this is encoded by the coding sequence ATGGATAAGCCCTACAATGTATGCATCGTGGGATACGGCTTTATGGGCTCGACCCATGCATCGGCCTGGAGGCTCACCGGGAAGGCTGAGGTAAAGGCCTTCATAGGCCGTAACCTGGATAGGGCAAGGGAGGTTGCCTCAAAATACTCCGCCAGGACGTACTCCACCCTAAGCGAGGCCCTGGAGAAGGAGGAGGTGGACATAGTCGACATCTGCACCCCCACTTACACCCATAGGGACTTCACCGTAGAGGCGGCTGAGGCCGGTAAGCACATCCTATGCGAGAAGCCCATAGCCCTAACCTTAGAGGACGCCGACGAGATGATAAGGGCTTCGGAGAAGGCGGATGTAAAGTTCATGGTGGCCCACTGCCTCCGCTTCTTCGCCGAGTACGCCAAGGTGAAGGAGCTGGTTGAGAACGGGGCCATAGGGGATCCGGTCATATCCAGGGCCCTCAGGGCGGGCCCCCTCCCCACCTGGGGAACCTGGTTCAGCGACCAATCCAAGAGCGGCGGGGTGGCGGTGGACCTGGCGATCCACGACATAGACTTCCTGAGATGGTGCTACAGGGACGAGGTTGAACGCGTCTACGCATCGGTAGGGAGGCTCGTAAGGAGCGACCTGGGGATGGACGACCACGCCCTCATCCTGCTGAGATTCAGGGGGGGAGGGATCGCCCACGTGGAGGCCAGCTGGGCCGTCCCCCAACAGTATCCGTTCACCATGATGATGGAGATAGCTGGAACCAAGGGGATCATCTCCATGGACAATCATTCCACGGTGCCCGTAAAGGTGGTTAAGGACGATTCAACCCAAGCCTACGCCCCGGATACCCTCCCATGGATCCCGGGGATCCCCTTCCCCATAGACCCCTACTATAGGGAGATCCTCCACTTCCTTGAATGCATAGAGGCCGACAAGAAACCCTTAACGGACGGCTTGGAAGCGAAGAAGGCCCTGGCGGTAGCCCTAGCAGCCAGGGAATCCTCGAGGAAGGGGGAGCCTGTAACCCCTGAACTTCAGGGTTAA